In Pectobacterium aroidearum, the following are encoded in one genomic region:
- a CDS encoding WbqC family protein — protein sequence MIKYAVMQPYFFPYIGYFQLMAEVDVFVVYDNIKYTKKGWINRNRILLNGKDSTFSLPLKKDSDFLDVKDRVLSETFNREDLINKICGAYRRAPYFKDVFPLLENIINYRDDNLFNYIFFSLKSIKEYLGLACDIKISSSINIDHSLKSQDKVLAFGNALGAKTYSNPPGGISLYSQDAFASHGMTLNFIQPNSIIYKQFDEPFVAWLSIIDVMMFNSSDEVLRLITTEYELI from the coding sequence TTGATAAAGTATGCGGTAATGCAACCTTATTTCTTTCCTTACATTGGCTATTTTCAGTTGATGGCCGAAGTAGATGTTTTTGTGGTTTACGATAATATAAAATACACCAAAAAAGGATGGATAAATCGAAACCGCATTTTGTTAAATGGGAAAGATAGTACGTTTAGTCTACCATTGAAGAAAGACTCTGATTTTTTAGATGTTAAAGATAGGGTACTGTCAGAGACATTTAATAGAGAAGACTTAATCAACAAAATATGTGGTGCTTATCGTCGTGCTCCTTATTTTAAAGATGTTTTTCCATTGCTGGAAAATATAATTAATTATCGAGATGATAATTTGTTTAACTATATATTTTTCTCATTGAAAAGCATTAAAGAATATCTTGGTTTAGCATGTGATATAAAAATATCCTCTTCTATCAATATCGATCACTCACTAAAATCTCAAGACAAAGTGCTTGCATTTGGGAACGCTCTCGGCGCGAAAACGTACAGTAACCCACCTGGTGGTATTTCTCTTTATTCCCAAGACGCCTTTGCGTCACATGGAATGACTCTGAATTTTATCCAGCCAAATAGTATTATTTATAAACAATTCGATGAACCTTTTGTGGCTTGGTTATCAATCATTGATGTCATGATGTTTAATTCCAGTGATGAGGTACTACGCCTTATTACTACTGAATATGAGTTGATATAA
- a CDS encoding DegT/DnrJ/EryC1/StrS family aminotransferase, whose translation MKKPVYVTSPLLPPLDEFTPYLEEIWENKWLTNNGTFHQRLEQALADYLGVPYLSLFSNGTLALLTALQALRITGEVITTPYSFVATSHTLLWNGLKPVFVDIDPVTCNLDPSKLEQAITPATSAILPVHCYGLPADVDRIQNIADIYGLKVIYDAAHAFGVKRNDVSILNHGDLSILSFHATKVFSTIEGGAIISQDEKTKKRIDYLKNFGFVDEVTVVAPGINAKMNEVQAAFGLLQLKYIDSALEQRKNIYLRYCELLKNIAGINVVNIPENVTWNYAYFPIFFSDDFPKKRDEVYNIMRERNIYARRYFYPLISTFPMYRGLDSAKEGGLPTATHIADNVLCLPIYPDLSDESILDVVRCISDCA comes from the coding sequence ATGAAAAAACCAGTGTATGTAACAAGCCCGTTATTACCGCCTTTGGATGAGTTTACTCCTTATCTTGAAGAAATATGGGAAAATAAGTGGCTAACTAATAATGGGACATTCCATCAGCGTTTAGAGCAAGCTCTGGCTGATTATCTTGGCGTTCCATACCTTAGTTTATTTTCCAATGGCACACTGGCTTTATTAACTGCTTTGCAAGCGTTACGTATCACTGGCGAGGTCATTACTACTCCTTACTCATTTGTGGCAACATCGCATACATTATTGTGGAATGGGTTAAAACCCGTCTTTGTTGATATTGATCCAGTAACATGTAATCTTGATCCTTCTAAATTAGAGCAGGCTATTACGCCAGCAACGTCTGCAATTTTACCCGTGCATTGTTATGGATTACCTGCAGATGTTGACCGTATTCAAAATATAGCTGATATATATGGCCTAAAAGTGATTTATGACGCGGCTCATGCTTTTGGTGTTAAGAGGAATGATGTCAGCATATTAAATCATGGCGATCTTTCGATTCTCAGTTTTCATGCGACGAAAGTTTTTAGCACTATCGAAGGTGGTGCGATTATTTCTCAAGATGAGAAAACGAAAAAAAGAATTGATTATCTTAAGAATTTTGGCTTCGTTGATGAAGTAACCGTTGTTGCTCCTGGTATTAATGCAAAAATGAATGAGGTTCAGGCCGCATTCGGATTGCTTCAATTAAAATATATTGATTCAGCATTGGAGCAGCGTAAGAACATTTATCTAAGATATTGTGAGCTTTTAAAAAACATTGCGGGAATTAATGTTGTGAACATTCCTGAGAATGTGACCTGGAATTATGCTTATTTTCCTATTTTCTTCTCTGATGATTTCCCTAAAAAAAGAGACGAAGTATACAATATAATGAGAGAAAGAAACATATATGCCCGCCGATACTTTTATCCGCTAATTAGCACCTTTCCAATGTATCGAGGGTTGGACTCAGCTAAAGAAGGTGGCCTGCCAACGGCAACGCACATTGCTGACAATGTGCTCTGTCTTCCTATTTATCCTGATTTGTCAGATGAAAGTATATTGGATGTTGTTAGGTGTATTTCTGATTGTGCGTAA